The Corallococcus soli genome has a window encoding:
- a CDS encoding MDR/zinc-dependent alcohol dehydrogenase-like family protein: MDAAANTMRAAVLGGPRGTRVERVARPEPGPGAVRVKMEGCGLCGSNLPVWEGRDWFRYPLSPGAPGHEGWGVVDALGPGVSGLKPGDRVATLSSAALAEYEVVDAASAVVLPRALDGKPFPGEPLGCAMNIFRRADIQPGQTVAILGIGFLGAVVTRLATNAGARVIAITRRPWALELARGYGAAECIPMDDHHRIVERVKDLTHGTFCDRVIEVVGEQWPLDLAGELTRERGRLIIAGYHQDGPRQVNMQLWNWRGLDVINAHERDPRVYVEGIRLAVDAVASGRLDPFPLFTHTYGMEDLDQAFHAMRTRPDGFLKALVTV; this comes from the coding sequence ATGGACGCGGCGGCGAACACGATGCGGGCAGCGGTGTTGGGCGGCCCCCGGGGCACCCGGGTGGAGCGCGTGGCGCGGCCGGAGCCTGGGCCCGGCGCGGTGCGGGTGAAGATGGAGGGCTGCGGGCTGTGTGGCTCCAACCTCCCCGTGTGGGAAGGGCGCGACTGGTTCCGCTACCCGCTGTCGCCCGGGGCTCCGGGGCATGAGGGGTGGGGCGTGGTGGATGCGCTGGGCCCGGGCGTCTCCGGCCTGAAGCCCGGGGACCGCGTGGCCACGCTGTCGTCGGCCGCCCTCGCCGAATACGAAGTGGTGGACGCGGCGTCCGCGGTGGTGCTGCCGCGAGCGCTCGACGGCAAGCCCTTCCCCGGCGAACCGCTGGGCTGCGCGATGAACATCTTCCGGCGCGCGGACATCCAGCCGGGGCAGACGGTGGCCATCCTCGGCATCGGCTTCCTGGGCGCGGTGGTGACGCGGCTGGCGACGAACGCCGGAGCGCGCGTCATCGCCATCACGCGCAGGCCCTGGGCGCTGGAGCTGGCGCGCGGGTACGGCGCCGCCGAATGCATCCCCATGGACGACCACCACCGCATCGTCGAGCGCGTGAAGGACCTGACCCACGGCACCTTCTGCGACCGGGTCATCGAGGTCGTCGGAGAGCAGTGGCCCCTGGACCTCGCGGGGGAGCTGACGCGCGAGCGGGGACGGCTGATCATCGCGGGCTATCACCAGGACGGCCCCCGCCAGGTGAACATGCAGCTGTGGAACTGGCGCGGACTGGACGTCATCAACGCCCACGAGCGCGACCCCCGCGTCTACGTGGAGGGCATCCGCCTGGCAGTGGACGCGGTCGCCTCCGGCCGGTTGGATCCCTTCCCGCTCTTCACCCACACCTACGGGATGGAGGACCTGGACCAGGCCTTCCACGCGATGCGCACGCGCCCGGATGGCTTCCTCAAGGCGCTCGTCACCGTATGA
- a CDS encoding NAD-dependent epimerase/dehydratase family protein — MGRKHILITGGAGFIGSHLADELLAHGHRVRALDALVPQVHGPERVRPGYLAPEVELLVDDVRDPRAVRRALEGVDAVVHLAAAVGVGQSMYEVAHYTSVNNQGTAVLLQALIERPVERLVVASSMSVYGEGLCLTPDGHAVPGPERSLEQLQAGDWELRDAQGTRLTPLPTPEDKAPTLSSVYALSKFDQERLCLLVGRAYRIPTVALRFFNVYGPRQALSNPYTGVLAIFASRLLNGNAPLLFEDGLQQRDFVNVRDVAQACRLALQVEAAAGQVLNVGSGRCVTVREVARAVGEVMGLSRVRPAVTGKYRMGDIRHCFADITRARQVLGYAPRVGFQEGLLELSRWLVGQVARDRAAEARAELDARGLTV, encoded by the coding sequence ATGGGCCGCAAGCACATCCTCATCACCGGAGGCGCGGGCTTCATCGGCTCGCACCTGGCGGATGAGCTCCTGGCGCATGGCCACCGGGTCCGCGCGCTGGACGCACTCGTGCCGCAGGTGCACGGGCCCGAACGCGTCCGCCCGGGATACCTGGCGCCGGAGGTGGAGCTGCTCGTCGACGACGTGCGCGACCCGCGGGCGGTGCGGCGCGCGTTGGAGGGGGTGGACGCCGTCGTCCACCTCGCCGCGGCGGTGGGCGTGGGCCAGAGCATGTACGAGGTGGCCCACTACACGTCGGTGAACAACCAGGGCACCGCCGTGCTGCTGCAGGCCCTCATCGAGCGACCCGTGGAGAGGCTGGTGGTGGCCTCCAGCATGAGCGTCTACGGCGAGGGGCTCTGCCTGACGCCGGATGGCCACGCCGTGCCGGGCCCGGAGCGCTCGCTGGAGCAGCTCCAGGCGGGAGACTGGGAGCTGCGCGACGCGCAGGGCACCCGGCTCACGCCCCTGCCCACGCCGGAGGACAAGGCCCCCACGCTGTCCTCCGTCTACGCCCTGTCCAAGTTCGACCAGGAGCGCCTGTGCCTGCTCGTGGGCCGCGCCTATCGCATCCCCACCGTGGCGCTGCGCTTCTTCAACGTCTACGGCCCGCGCCAGGCGCTCTCCAATCCCTACACCGGCGTGCTGGCCATCTTCGCGTCGCGGCTGCTCAACGGCAACGCGCCGCTGCTCTTCGAGGACGGGTTGCAGCAGCGCGACTTCGTGAACGTGCGCGACGTGGCGCAGGCCTGCCGGCTGGCGCTCCAGGTGGAGGCGGCGGCGGGCCAGGTGCTCAACGTGGGCAGCGGCCGCTGCGTCACGGTGCGCGAGGTGGCGCGCGCGGTGGGCGAGGTCATGGGCCTGTCCCGGGTGCGACCGGCGGTGACGGGCAAGTACCGCATGGGCGACATCCGCCACTGCTTCGCGGACATCACCCGGGCGCGCCAGGTGCTGGGGTACGCGCCGCGCGTCGGGTTCCAGGAGGGCCTCCTGGAGCTGTCGCGGTGGCTCGTG
- a CDS encoding Gfo/Idh/MocA family protein: protein MRGQGTRPRVGFLGVGWIGRNRLEALVRSEQVQVVGISDPSPDAAREALALVPGAACVASLEALLELGLDGLVIATPSAVHAEQSLRALERGVAVFCQKPLGRTAGEVRRVVDAARAADRLLGVDLSYRFTTGMQRIRERLQAGALGHVYAVSLVFHNAYGPDKPWFYDPRLAGGGCVMDLGIHLVDLALWGLGFPDVKSVTCQRFSQGRPLGSREEAVEDYAAAQLALGTGTAVQLACSWKLPAGCDAVIEAAFYGTQGGAALRNVQGSFYDFTADVFQGTRRERLSEPPDAWGGRAAVAWATRLARGERFDAEAEQLVEVAATLDRLYG, encoded by the coding sequence ATGCGAGGACAGGGGACGCGGCCCCGGGTGGGCTTCCTGGGCGTGGGCTGGATTGGACGCAACCGCCTGGAGGCACTCGTGCGCTCCGAGCAGGTCCAGGTGGTGGGCATCTCCGACCCGTCACCCGACGCGGCCCGCGAGGCCCTGGCGCTCGTCCCGGGCGCCGCGTGCGTGGCGTCGCTGGAGGCCTTGCTCGAGCTGGGGCTCGACGGGCTGGTCATCGCCACGCCCAGCGCGGTGCACGCGGAGCAGTCGCTGCGTGCGTTGGAGCGGGGCGTGGCCGTCTTCTGCCAGAAGCCGCTGGGCCGCACGGCCGGGGAGGTGCGGCGCGTGGTGGACGCCGCCCGCGCCGCGGATCGCCTCCTGGGCGTGGACCTGAGCTACCGCTTCACCACCGGCATGCAGCGGATCCGCGAGCGCCTCCAGGCAGGCGCGCTGGGGCACGTCTACGCGGTGAGCCTGGTGTTCCACAACGCCTACGGCCCGGACAAGCCGTGGTTCTACGACCCCAGGCTGGCGGGCGGCGGGTGCGTGATGGACCTGGGCATCCACCTGGTCGACCTGGCCCTGTGGGGGCTGGGCTTTCCGGACGTGAAGTCGGTGACCTGCCAGCGCTTCTCGCAGGGACGGCCGCTGGGCTCGCGCGAGGAGGCGGTGGAGGACTACGCCGCCGCGCAGCTCGCGCTGGGAACGGGCACCGCCGTGCAGCTCGCCTGCTCATGGAAGCTGCCCGCCGGGTGCGACGCGGTCATCGAAGCCGCGTTCTACGGGACGCAGGGCGGCGCCGCGCTCCGCAACGTCCAGGGCTCCTTCTACGACTTCACCGCGGACGTCTTCCAGGGCACCCGGCGTGAGCGGTTGAGCGAGCCACCGGATGCCTGGGGCGGGCGGGCCGCCGTGGCATGGGCCACCCGGCTGGCGCGGGGCGAGCGCTTCGACGCGGAGGCGGAGCAGCTGGTGGAGGTGGCCGCCACGCTGGACCGCCTCTACGGCTGA
- a CDS encoding cellulase family glycosylhydrolase: protein MSPRRDGWRVSLLVVVALLGCASSRPLPSAGPVLQEVERFARFESDFDVPGLTRAPDDVAVHARFVAPSGREVVVGGFPVEGGGFRVRFTPQEVGEYGYRIHADGGQGAREVASGRFVSRPSTRRGFVRRSTVSAHHLAWEDGTPFLPLGENRFNVYDPTWNHGQQSAPDYIAGMAARGMNTLRIFIFTDCEREEPAPGPQPGCLEPRPGVFDAQVAARYDAIFAAAEQHGLQVVLTLFAVGFTPGETWKSWEDNPYSTARGGPAAMPDDFFDRPELAERRLRYVLARYGASPSLLAVDLLNEPEWDGNVGEATWRPWAERLATTWHAEDPYGHLVTVGSVGLHWNVDGDERPWYASPRNDLLQWHLYGEDFYQVHALAAELTRKVAETWGYDKPILCGEFGYGGEDRATFDHTHVGIWVTTFSGAGGLAHSAPPFTEDSDVPMTPERGRHFRVLADFLARLPPGPPLLPLAAPGASPGGTRAWALGRPGLQALWVMGAKEGYGQPVSDARVLVRLEPGRYRVTWWDDVTGAVLGREERTMSGPETSLGVPAFTRHAAGMLEAMR, encoded by the coding sequence ATGTCGCCTCGCAGGGATGGCTGGCGGGTGTCGCTGCTGGTGGTGGTGGCCCTGCTGGGATGCGCGTCGTCCCGCCCGCTGCCTTCCGCCGGGCCCGTGCTCCAGGAGGTGGAGCGCTTCGCGCGCTTCGAGTCCGACTTCGACGTGCCGGGCCTCACGCGCGCGCCAGACGACGTCGCGGTGCACGCGCGCTTCGTCGCGCCGTCGGGCCGGGAGGTGGTCGTGGGTGGCTTTCCCGTGGAGGGGGGCGGCTTCCGCGTGCGCTTCACCCCCCAGGAGGTGGGCGAGTACGGCTACCGCATCCACGCGGACGGGGGGCAGGGGGCCCGCGAGGTCGCCTCGGGCCGGTTCGTGTCCCGGCCGTCCACGCGCCGGGGCTTCGTGCGCCGGAGCACCGTGTCCGCGCACCACCTGGCGTGGGAGGACGGCACGCCGTTCCTGCCGCTGGGGGAGAACCGCTTCAACGTCTACGACCCGACCTGGAACCACGGCCAGCAGTCCGCGCCGGACTACATCGCCGGCATGGCGGCGCGCGGGATGAACACCCTGCGCATCTTCATCTTCACCGACTGCGAGCGCGAGGAGCCCGCGCCCGGCCCGCAGCCAGGGTGCCTGGAGCCGCGCCCCGGCGTCTTCGATGCCCAGGTCGCCGCCCGCTACGACGCCATCTTCGCCGCGGCCGAACAACACGGCCTCCAGGTGGTCCTCACGCTCTTCGCGGTGGGCTTCACGCCAGGGGAGACGTGGAAGAGCTGGGAGGACAACCCCTACAGCACCGCGCGCGGGGGGCCTGCCGCCATGCCCGACGACTTCTTCGACCGCCCGGAGCTGGCGGAGCGGCGGCTGCGCTACGTGCTCGCGCGCTACGGCGCCTCCCCGAGCCTGCTCGCCGTGGACCTGCTCAACGAGCCGGAGTGGGACGGCAACGTGGGCGAGGCGACGTGGAGGCCCTGGGCGGAGCGGCTCGCGACGACGTGGCACGCGGAAGACCCCTACGGGCACCTCGTCACGGTGGGCTCGGTGGGGCTGCACTGGAACGTCGATGGGGACGAGCGCCCCTGGTACGCGAGCCCTCGCAACGACCTGCTGCAGTGGCACCTCTACGGCGAGGACTTCTACCAGGTGCATGCGCTGGCGGCGGAGCTGACGCGCAAGGTGGCGGAGACGTGGGGCTACGACAAGCCCATCCTCTGCGGGGAGTTTGGCTACGGCGGCGAGGACCGCGCGACGTTCGACCACACCCACGTGGGCATCTGGGTCACCACGTTCTCCGGCGCGGGGGGGCTCGCGCACAGCGCCCCGCCCTTCACGGAGGACTCCGACGTGCCGATGACGCCGGAGCGCGGCCGCCACTTCCGCGTGCTGGCGGACTTCCTCGCGCGCCTGCCTCCGGGGCCGCCGCTGCTGCCCCTGGCCGCGCCGGGAGCCTCCCCCGGAGGCACGCGCGCGTGGGCGCTGGGCCGCCCGGGCCTCCAGGCGCTGTGGGTGATGGGCGCGAAGGAGGGCTACGGCCAACCCGTGAGCGACGCCCGGGTGCTCGTGCGGCTTGAGCCCGGACGCTACCGCGTCACCTGGTGGGACGACGTGACGGGGGCGGTGCTGGGCCGCGAGGAGCGGACCATGTCGGGCCCGGAGACGTCGCTGGGCGTGCCCGCGTTCACGCGCCACGCGGCCGGCATGCTGGAAGCGATGCGCTGA
- a CDS encoding ABC transporter ATP-binding protein, giving the protein MPNPPVPSASLWRAMAYLRPHRGAVAFILLLVLTSASLSALEPLVLKYIFDQLGDQGAVRAVLLGVGGLVLLGLVREVLASTSNWLTWRTRIHVHYSLNEATVTRLHRLPLSFHREEGVGAIMTRLDRGMQGFVGAITELTFNVVPAAAYLLLSVIIMFRLDWRLALVALAFAPIPVLIARKAAPVQTRREQTLMDRWAKIYARFNEVLSGIVTVKSFAMEEREKQRFLHDVREANAVVTRGVGYDAVVGAGQNVTVLVARVASIGMGGLLVLKGDITTGTLVAFLGYIGGLFGPVQGLSGVYRTLRTASVAMRQVFSILDAQDHLGDAPDAREVTGLRGEVEFADIHFAYPAAAGEHRPLLRGINLKVNAGETIALVGPSGAGKTTLMSLLCRFYDPVQGVVRIDGQDVRSLKQMSLRHHIGVVLQDSLLFNESVRANIAYGRPDATQAQIEAAARAAHADVFIDRLPQGYDTVVGEKGSRLSAGERQRIAIARSLLKDPPILVLDEPTSALDAESEALVQEALGRLMKGRTTFAIAHRLSTVVDADRILVLQDGRIVEQGPHAELMRRDGYYASLVRRQTRGLLPERPPLPEPPTPVAA; this is encoded by the coding sequence ATGCCCAATCCCCCCGTCCCCTCCGCCTCGTTGTGGCGCGCGATGGCGTACCTGCGGCCCCACCGTGGCGCGGTCGCCTTCATCCTGCTGCTGGTGCTGACGTCCGCCTCGCTGAGCGCCCTGGAGCCGCTGGTGCTCAAGTACATCTTCGATCAGCTGGGCGACCAGGGCGCCGTCCGGGCGGTGCTCCTGGGCGTGGGAGGCCTGGTGCTGCTGGGGCTCGTGCGCGAGGTGCTCGCCTCCACGTCGAACTGGCTCACCTGGCGCACGCGCATCCACGTCCACTATTCGCTCAACGAGGCCACCGTCACGCGCCTGCACCGGCTGCCCCTGAGCTTCCACCGCGAGGAGGGCGTGGGCGCCATCATGACCCGGCTGGACCGGGGCATGCAGGGCTTCGTGGGGGCCATCACGGAGCTGACATTCAACGTGGTGCCCGCGGCGGCGTACCTGCTGCTCTCCGTCATCATCATGTTCCGGCTGGACTGGCGGCTGGCGCTCGTGGCGCTCGCGTTCGCGCCCATCCCGGTGCTCATCGCCCGGAAGGCCGCGCCCGTGCAGACGCGGCGCGAGCAGACGCTGATGGACCGCTGGGCGAAGATCTATGCCCGCTTCAACGAGGTGCTCTCCGGCATCGTCACGGTGAAGAGCTTCGCCATGGAGGAGCGCGAGAAGCAGCGCTTCCTGCACGACGTGCGCGAGGCGAACGCCGTCGTCACCCGGGGCGTGGGCTACGACGCCGTGGTGGGCGCGGGACAGAACGTGACGGTGCTGGTGGCGCGCGTGGCGTCCATCGGCATGGGCGGCCTGCTCGTCCTCAAGGGCGACATCACCACCGGCACGCTGGTGGCGTTCCTGGGCTACATCGGCGGGCTCTTCGGGCCGGTGCAGGGCCTGAGCGGTGTGTACCGGACGCTGCGGACCGCGTCCGTGGCCATGCGCCAGGTGTTCTCCATCCTGGATGCGCAGGACCACCTGGGCGATGCGCCGGACGCGCGCGAGGTCACCGGCCTGCGCGGGGAGGTGGAGTTCGCGGACATCCACTTCGCCTACCCCGCCGCCGCGGGGGAGCACCGGCCGCTGCTGCGAGGCATCAACCTGAAGGTGAACGCGGGAGAGACCATCGCGCTCGTGGGACCCAGCGGGGCGGGCAAGACGACCCTGATGAGCCTGCTGTGCCGCTTCTACGACCCCGTCCAGGGCGTGGTGCGCATCGACGGGCAGGACGTCCGCTCCCTCAAGCAGATGTCGCTTCGCCACCACATCGGCGTGGTGCTCCAGGACAGCCTGCTCTTCAACGAGAGCGTGCGCGCGAACATCGCCTACGGGCGGCCCGACGCCACCCAGGCGCAGATTGAAGCCGCCGCGCGCGCCGCGCACGCGGACGTCTTCATCGACCGGTTGCCGCAGGGCTACGACACGGTGGTGGGCGAGAAGGGCAGCCGCCTGTCCGCGGGCGAGCGCCAGCGCATCGCCATCGCGCGCTCGCTGCTCAAGGATCCGCCCATCCTCGTGCTGGACGAGCCCACCAGCGCGCTGGACGCGGAGAGCGAGGCCCTGGTGCAGGAGGCGCTGGGCCGGTTGATGAAGGGCCGCACCACCTTCGCCATCGCGCACCGGCTGTCCACCGTCGTGGACGCGGATCGCATCCTGGTGCTCCAGGACGGCCGCATCGTGGAGCAGGGCCCGCACGCCGAGCTGATGCGCCGTGACGGTTACTATGCGTCACTCGTGCGCCGCCAGACGCGCGGGCTGCTGCCTGAGCGGCCCCCGCTCCCGGAGCCCCCCACGCCCGTCGCGGCGTGA